The Sporomusa termitida genome has a window encoding:
- the nrdR gene encoding transcriptional regulator NrdR → MRCPFCGVADSKVVDSRSADEGNSIRRRRECLSCARRFTTYEVVEAIPLMVIKKDGRREMFDKGKLLGGIVRACEKRPVPAEIIEIAVSKIEKEIRDKIEREVSTRQIGEAVMQHLKEIDQVAYVRFASVYRQFADINNFMQELESLMKAQHKE, encoded by the coding sequence TTGCGCTGTCCATTTTGCGGAGTTGCCGACAGCAAAGTGGTTGATTCCAGATCAGCCGACGAAGGAAATTCCATTAGGCGTCGCCGGGAATGCTTGTCCTGCGCCCGCCGCTTTACTACCTACGAGGTAGTGGAAGCGATACCGTTAATGGTTATTAAAAAAGATGGACGCCGGGAAATGTTTGACAAAGGCAAGCTGCTTGGCGGGATAGTCCGGGCCTGCGAAAAGCGGCCAGTGCCTGCTGAGATTATTGAAATTGCCGTGAGCAAGATTGAAAAAGAGATTCGTGATAAAATTGAGCGGGAGGTCTCAACCCGGCAAATTGGTGAAGCTGTAATGCAGCATTTAAAAGAAATTGATCAGGTGGCATATGTCCGGTTTGCTTCCGTTTACCGACAATTTGCCGATATAAATAACTTTATGCAGGAACTTGAGAGCCTGATGAAGGCCCAGCATAAAGAGTAA
- a CDS encoding YlmC/YmxH family sporulation protein: MLKTSDLKLKEVINVVDGKRMGNITDIEIDVESGRLTAIVVPGIGKFLGLFGRNEDVVIPWDKINKIGMDVILVEAGSFSEIKRDHL; encoded by the coding sequence ATGTTAAAAACCAGCGATTTGAAATTAAAAGAAGTAATTAATGTGGTTGATGGCAAACGTATGGGTAATATCACAGATATCGAAATTGACGTCGAGAGTGGCCGGCTTACCGCAATCGTCGTTCCGGGCATAGGTAAATTTTTAGGACTCTTTGGCCGCAACGAAGATGTAGTAATTCCCTGGGATAAAATTAATAAAATCGGCATGGATGTAATTTTAGTGGAAGCTGGCAGTTTTAGCGAAATTAAGCGGGATCACCTGTAA
- a CDS encoding TIGR03960 family B12-binding radical SAM protein, producing the protein MSWQLKQQLKKIVAAEQGTVVFAPGSRQPMALIYPNTYHVGMSNLGFHIIYEQINNRGDTACERLFLPDKKTLAEYIRTNTPLMSLENQTPLYEFPLIAFAVSFEMDYFNLLAILKTGKVPVLATDRAAGDPLVIIGGPCATFNPEPLADFVDVCIVGEGEEVIQDFLNSYYDSRRRGLSREELLLGLARIEGLYVPRFYQPVYDSAGIIAGYKRHVKVPAQVKRRFVKDLGQFPGQTVIVTSDTEFKDMYLIEVARGCGRHCRFCMAGYCFRNPRVRSLAQIAEGVKKAKLLQAKVGLMGAAISDYPEIDKLCQMILEQGVTMSVASLRADSLTPALVEALAASGHKTVTLAPEAGSERMRRVINKQISDEHLYQAVAAAAKAGIPHVRLYIMIGLPGETEQDIEAIVEMAHNLKKYMGALGSRGLLTLSINPFIPKPFTPFQWLPMAPVAAVTGKLKYIQRALKSLKGVEVLIEQPREAYIQSVLARGDRRLGPVLDSAVAAGGVKGWKQALRMHAVDEDFYLYRYRDPGEVLPWHNLNMGFNSDYLLAEYQQSQAEKNTPPCTAGCKRCGICRS; encoded by the coding sequence ATGTCGTGGCAGCTGAAACAACAGTTGAAAAAAATTGTAGCTGCAGAACAAGGAACAGTAGTCTTTGCACCAGGCTCCCGCCAGCCGATGGCTCTTATTTACCCAAATACCTATCATGTAGGGATGTCGAATCTGGGCTTTCACATCATATATGAGCAAATAAACAACCGGGGAGATACTGCCTGCGAGCGCCTGTTTTTGCCGGATAAAAAAACATTAGCAGAGTATATCCGGACAAATACCCCGCTAATGAGTCTGGAGAATCAAACGCCATTATATGAGTTTCCTTTGATTGCCTTTGCAGTTTCCTTTGAGATGGATTATTTTAACCTTCTGGCCATATTAAAGACAGGCAAAGTCCCGGTATTAGCAACCGACCGGGCAGCAGGCGATCCCCTGGTGATTATTGGCGGCCCGTGCGCGACCTTTAATCCGGAGCCATTGGCTGATTTTGTTGATGTCTGTATAGTGGGTGAAGGCGAGGAAGTAATCCAGGATTTTTTAAACAGTTATTATGACAGTCGGCGGCGTGGTTTGTCAAGAGAAGAGCTTCTGCTCGGCCTGGCCCGGATTGAAGGCTTGTATGTCCCGCGGTTCTATCAGCCTGTATATGACAGTGCCGGTATTATTGCCGGTTATAAACGGCATGTAAAAGTGCCGGCCCAGGTAAAACGGCGCTTTGTCAAAGATCTGGGGCAATTTCCCGGACAAACTGTTATCGTTACGTCAGACACTGAATTTAAAGACATGTATCTAATAGAAGTAGCCAGAGGCTGTGGCCGCCATTGCCGGTTTTGTATGGCTGGCTACTGTTTCCGCAATCCCCGGGTACGGTCATTAGCACAAATCGCCGAGGGTGTGAAAAAAGCTAAGCTGCTGCAGGCTAAAGTCGGCCTGATGGGAGCAGCAATATCTGATTATCCGGAGATTGATAAGCTGTGCCAAATGATTTTAGAGCAGGGCGTTACCATGTCAGTCGCTTCGCTCAGGGCTGACTCGCTAACTCCCGCCCTGGTGGAAGCTTTGGCTGCCAGTGGTCATAAGACCGTCACCTTAGCGCCAGAAGCCGGCAGTGAGCGGATGCGAAGGGTAATCAATAAGCAGATCAGTGATGAGCATTTGTACCAGGCAGTAGCGGCAGCGGCTAAAGCCGGAATTCCCCATGTTAGATTATATATTATGATCGGCCTGCCGGGAGAAACAGAGCAGGATATTGAAGCCATTGTGGAAATGGCTCATAATTTAAAAAAATACATGGGCGCTCTGGGCAGCCGGGGGCTGTTGACGCTTAGTATTAATCCCTTTATTCCTAAACCCTTTACACCTTTTCAATGGCTGCCGATGGCCCCGGTGGCAGCAGTGACCGGCAAGCTGAAATATATTCAGCGGGCACTGAAATCACTAAAAGGAGTCGAAGTGCTGATTGAACAGCCCAGGGAGGCATATATTCAAAGTGTATTGGCAAGGGGTGACCGGCGGCTTGGGCCGGTACTGGACTCAGCTGTGGCTGCCGGTGGTGTAAAAGGCTGGAAGCAGGCGCTCAGAATGCATGCCGTTGATGAAGATTTTTATTTGTACCGATATCGAGACCCCGGCGAAGTCTTACCCTGGCATAATTTAAATATGGGGTTCAATTCCGACTATCTTTTGGCTGAATATCAGCAATCGCAGGCAGAAAAAAATACCCCGCCCTGTACTGCGGGGTGTAAGCGTTGCGGTATATGCCGATCATAG
- the nrdG gene encoding anaerobic ribonucleoside-triphosphate reductase activating protein, with translation MEIRLAGITEESIVDGPGLRLVVFAQGCPHHCQGCHNPDTHDVNSGYTITLTDLFGYIEQRFAGNKILRGVTFSGGEPFLQAEPLGCLAERLKALGLDIVCYSGFTFEQLGAMAITNTGVGQLLRQTDILIDGLYRANERDLGLAFRGSRNQRLIDIAATLATGQITLWEDASQKRWA, from the coding sequence ATGGAGATCAGGTTAGCTGGAATAACGGAAGAAAGTATTGTTGACGGACCAGGTTTAAGGCTGGTTGTGTTTGCGCAGGGATGCCCTCATCATTGTCAGGGTTGTCATAATCCTGACACCCATGATGTGAATAGTGGCTATACTATTACGTTGACAGATCTTTTTGGCTATATAGAACAACGTTTTGCCGGTAATAAAATATTGCGGGGAGTCACCTTTTCCGGTGGTGAGCCATTTCTTCAGGCCGAACCCTTGGGCTGTCTGGCCGAGCGTTTAAAAGCTCTGGGTCTTGATATTGTTTGTTATAGCGGCTTTACCTTTGAACAACTGGGGGCTATGGCGATCACCAATACCGGCGTTGGTCAATTGCTCAGGCAGACTGATATTTTAATAGACGGCTTATATCGGGCCAATGAACGTGACTTGGGTTTGGCATTTCGGGGTTCGCGGAATCAGCGGCTGATTGATATTGCCGCCACCCTGGCCACCGGGCAGATTACACTATGGGAAGATGCTTCGCAGAAGCGGTGGGCTTAG
- the nrdD gene encoding anaerobic ribonucleoside-triphosphate reductase — MFVRIKKRDGRELAFDESKITEAIYKAAKAVGGADRQLALELTLEVLKFLKQKYNGGLFSVEDVQDAVEKILIETGHAKTAKAYILHRDKRTRLREAKSDLMDAVGEILVETSRENANVSNSPSAKMLQIASAASKSFYLNRLIPEKFAQAHVKGDYHIHDLDFYGKTLTCVQIPLGKLLQSGFNNGHGYIRSPKRPASATALAAIILQSSQNDMHGGQSFAFFDRDMANFMENASNEEVYQAMEALIYNLNSMHSRAGAQVPFSSLNIGTDTSPAGRTVIKNVLLAYEKGLGRGENPIFPNIIFRLQEDVNFNPGDPNYDLFKLAIRVAAQRLNPTFSFMDSSFNKEYGDQVGYMGCRTRVMANRCGPEVTDGRGNLSFTTINLPRLAIKAERNFMKFYQSLAEFIDLTCEQLFHRYQVQAKLRVRDMPFLMGQGLYLDSDNLKPNDYIEDVIRHGTLSVGFIGLAETLTALTGYHHGENEEAQIMGEEIIAFMRDKLDRAAEHYDLNYTLLATPAEGLSGRFVKMDRREYGIIPGVTDKDYYTNSFHIPVNYPVSVYDKIRIEGVYHKYANAGHISYVEFSAPPVNNLGALEEIIRYMRKCDLGYAGFNYPVDFCEGCGHLGVIDTEECPSCGTTSVRRVRRITGYLSTVDRFNDAKLNELNQRVRHI, encoded by the coding sequence ATGTTTGTTAGGATAAAAAAACGTGATGGCCGGGAACTGGCGTTTGATGAGAGTAAGATAACCGAGGCGATTTACAAAGCGGCCAAAGCAGTCGGCGGGGCTGACCGGCAGCTGGCACTGGAACTTACGCTGGAAGTATTAAAGTTTTTAAAACAAAAATATAATGGCGGCCTGTTTAGTGTCGAAGATGTCCAGGATGCTGTCGAAAAGATTCTCATCGAAACAGGGCATGCTAAAACAGCCAAGGCTTATATTTTACACCGGGACAAGCGTACCCGTCTGCGGGAGGCTAAATCCGATCTTATGGATGCGGTCGGCGAAATATTGGTTGAAACCAGCCGTGAAAATGCAAATGTTTCCAATTCTCCTTCCGCCAAAATGCTGCAAATTGCCAGTGCTGCCAGCAAGTCCTTTTATTTAAACCGCCTTATTCCCGAGAAGTTTGCCCAAGCTCATGTAAAAGGTGACTATCATATCCATGACCTGGATTTTTACGGCAAGACCCTGACTTGTGTGCAGATCCCGCTGGGCAAATTATTACAAAGCGGTTTTAATAACGGGCATGGCTACATTCGGTCACCCAAACGGCCGGCCTCGGCGACTGCTCTGGCTGCTATTATTTTACAAAGCTCGCAAAATGATATGCACGGCGGCCAGTCCTTTGCTTTTTTTGACCGCGACATGGCAAATTTTATGGAGAATGCCAGTAATGAAGAAGTATATCAGGCTATGGAAGCGTTGATTTATAATTTAAACAGTATGCACTCACGCGCTGGCGCGCAGGTGCCTTTTTCCAGCCTTAATATCGGGACAGACACGTCCCCGGCCGGCCGGACTGTAATCAAGAACGTGCTACTGGCTTACGAAAAAGGGTTAGGACGGGGCGAAAACCCGATATTCCCCAATATAATTTTTCGACTTCAGGAAGATGTTAATTTCAATCCCGGTGATCCGAACTATGATCTGTTTAAGCTGGCAATCCGGGTGGCGGCGCAACGCCTTAATCCTACCTTTAGCTTTATGGATTCGTCATTTAATAAGGAATACGGGGATCAGGTCGGTTACATGGGGTGCCGCACCAGGGTGATGGCTAACCGCTGCGGTCCGGAAGTCACTGACGGGCGGGGAAACCTGAGTTTTACCACGATAAATTTACCGCGGCTGGCAATTAAGGCGGAACGTAACTTTATGAAGTTTTACCAGAGTTTGGCAGAATTTATTGATTTAACGTGTGAACAGCTTTTTCATCGCTACCAGGTTCAGGCTAAACTTAGAGTTCGCGACATGCCTTTTTTAATGGGACAGGGACTTTACTTAGATTCAGATAACCTGAAACCTAATGATTATATTGAGGATGTTATTAGACACGGCACACTTTCCGTTGGCTTTATTGGTTTGGCGGAGACCTTGACGGCGTTAACTGGTTATCACCATGGTGAAAATGAAGAGGCGCAGATCATGGGGGAAGAGATTATAGCTTTTATGCGGGATAAGCTCGACCGGGCAGCCGAACATTATGATCTGAATTATACACTGCTCGCTACCCCGGCCGAAGGCCTGTCAGGGCGATTTGTGAAAATGGATCGCCGTGAATACGGTATTATTCCTGGCGTTACCGATAAAGATTACTATACCAATTCATTTCATATTCCGGTTAATTATCCTGTAAGCGTTTATGATAAAATCCGTATTGAAGGTGTGTATCATAAGTATGCCAATGCCGGACATATCAGCTATGTTGAGTTTTCCGCCCCGCCTGTTAATAATCTGGGGGCTTTAGAAGAGATTATCCGTTATATGCGAAAATGCGATCTGGGGTATGCCGGTTTTAACTATCCTGTTGATTTTTGTGAAGGCTGCGGTCATCTGGGGGTAATTGACACTGAGGAATGCCCGTCGTGCGGGACTACCAGTGTGCGCCGTGTGCGGCGTATTACCGGTTACCTGAGTACTGTTGACCGGTTTAATGATGCAAAGTTAAATGAGTTAAATCAACGCGTAAGACATATTTAG